The Oncorhynchus nerka isolate Pitt River linkage group LG9a, Oner_Uvic_2.0, whole genome shotgun sequence genome has a segment encoding these proteins:
- the ch25hl1.2 gene encoding LOW QUALITY PROTEIN: cholesterol 25-hydroxylase-like protein 1, member 2 (The sequence of the model RefSeq protein was modified relative to this genomic sequence to represent the inferred CDS: inserted 3 bases in 2 codons; deleted 1 base in 1 codon) — translation MDLVVDTFSGLGIDLGNDSSLQPLWNSVRPNHRNSLRSPLFPIVLNVSSYFLFCLPILACDIIGDRWPWVQXFKIQPSQRPTPSMLLHCAGISLHNHMLLVLPASVAQWTWRPPVTLPDLSPNLVELITGVTGNLLLFDFQNFIWHLLHHWLYITFHXHHNYSAPFVLATQCLGGWELVTVCFWTTLNSVILRCHLLTTCVFMVLHVYVSVEDHCGYDFPWSTSHLIPFSIYRGPSMDDVHHQKLNKNIAPYFSHWDKIFGTHADFSFSYSYSEPVTNIFL, via the exons ATGGATCTAGTAGTAGATACATTTTCAGGCCTGGGAATCGACCTGGGAAATGACTCCTCTCTTCAGCCTCTCTGGAACAGTGTCAGGCCCAATCACAGGAACTCTTTGAGGTCTCCTCTTTTCCCCATTGTTTTGAATGTGTCTTCATACTTTCTGTTCTGCCTCCCCATCCTGGCGTGTGACATCATAGGGGACAGATGGCCATGGGTCC AGTTCAAGATCCAGCCGAGCCAGCGGCCAACACCTTCCATGCTATTGCATTGTGCTGGCATCAGTCTGCATAACCATATGCTCCTTGTGCTTCCTGCAAGTGTGGCTCAGTGGACATGGAGACCACCGGTGACACTGCCAGACCTAAGTCCTAAC CTAGTGGAGCTCATCACTGGAGTGACGGGAAACCTTCTGCTCTTTGACTTCCAGAACTTCATCTGGCACCTGCTGCACCACTGGTTGTACATCACTTTCCA CCACCACAACTACTCAGCTCCCTTTGTTCTGGCTACACAATGCCTGGGAGGGTGGGAGCTGGTCACAGTGTGCTTTTGGACCACCCTGAATTCTGTCATCCTGAGATGCCACCTTCTCACCACATGTGTCTTTATGGtgctccatgtctatgtgtccgTGGAGGATCACTGCGGTTATGATTTTCCTTGGTCCACATCTCATCTGATACCTTTCAGTATTTATCGAGGGCCCAGCATGGATGATGTGCACCATCAGAAACTCAACAAGAACATTGCACCATACTTCAGCCACTGGGATAAAATATTTGGAACACATGCTGATTTTAGTTTCTCTTACTCTTACTCAGAGCCAGTGACGAATATATTCTTATGA
- the LOC135573386 gene encoding uncharacterized protein LOC135573386: MNGPKRTWQQVKIKYKNILQNAVKKNTHRQGTGGGSPKADLTPAEDMALELNKGRPVLEGIPGGKETSIGSSQDATRFIQVPGSTVFLLEPPAQAPDDADPGEGPSAAATAHDGDDDEEETISLDSRRHEDPDAIQWENQPGNISSQAIRKLYGNHLRRQIELADIDIQYKKKKMENLALESEIKKRTIRKLDLEIKKLERELQEDDTAQNKN; the protein is encoded by the exons atgaacgggccaaaacggacatggcagcaggtcaaaatcaaatacaagaacattctgcagaatg cagtgaaaaagaatacccacagacaaggcacgggtggtgggtcaccaaaggctgaccttaccccagcagaggacatggccttggagctaaataaaggcaggcccgtcttagaggggatccctggggggaaagagacgagcataggttcctcccaagatgccacccgcttcattcaag tgcctggcagcactgtgttcctgttagagccaccagcacaagcaccagacgatgctgatcca ggtgaaggccccagtgcagcagcaacagcacatgatggagacgatgatgaggaggagaccatctctctggattccagaaggcatgag gacccagatgctatacagtgggaaaaccagcctggcaacata agctcacaagctatcagaaagttgtatggcaaccacctccggcgccaaatagaactggcagacatagacattcagtacaagaagaaaaagatggaaaatcttgcactggagtccgaaataaaaaagaggacaattaggaaactggaccttgaaataaaaaaacttgagagggag ctccaagaagatgacacagctcaaaataaaaattag